Genomic segment of Microbacterium hydrocarbonoxydans:
GACACCGTCAAGCCCAGCAGCGCCGAGGCGATCGCCCAGTTCAAGAGCATCGGATTGACGCCGATCCTGCTCACCGGCGACAACGAGGCAGTGGCCCGGCGGATCGCCGCCGAGGTGGGAATCGACGAGGTCATCGCCGAAGTGCTGCCGAAGGACAAGGTCGATGTCGTCAGCCGCTTGCAGCGCGAGGGCAAGACGGTCGCGATGATCGGCGACGGCGTCAACGACGCTCCAGCCCTCGCCCAGGCCGATCTCGGACTGGCGATGGGGACGGGAGTGGATGTCGCCATCGAGGCATCCGACATCACCCTGGTGCGCGGAGACTTGCGAAGCGCGGTCGACGCGATCCGGTTGTCGCGCAAGACCCTCGGAACCATCAAGACCAACCTGTTCTGGGCGTTCGCCTACAACGTCGCGGCGATCCCCGTCGCGGCACTGGGAATGCTCAACCCGATGCTCGCCGGCGCAGCCATGGCACTGTCCAGCGTCTTCGTCGTCGGGAACAGCCTGCGCCTGCGCGGTTTCAGGAGCATCACCACGCGGTGACGCCGCCGAGCTCGTCACCCCGCCACGCCTCGATCACGAGCGTCGGCGGGGTGACCTGCACCGCGGCTTCAGGACGGATGCGAGTTCTGGCCCACCGAGCCGACCCTCGGGTCTCCCTGCGCGACCGAGATCGCCGGACTTCCCGAGGTGCTGGTGATCTCGGCCACCGGGGATCCCGTGACGCCGCACGATGGCGGCATCGGCCTGGCAGACACACTCGGGGCGCGACTTCTCACGGTCGACGGCAACCAGCACGGCACCGTCATCTCTCGCAATGAGTGCGTCGACGGGATCGTCGCCGACTACCTGGTCGATCTCGAGCTTCCCGACGAGGGGGCGCGCTGCGCTCTGTGACCTCGTCGACGATCATGCGGGCGGAGTCCTCCCGCTGCTCGCCACGAGAGCGAGGGCCCCTTGACAAATAAACTGAGCGCGCTCAGAATAAAGTGCACTCGTTCTTGAGTGCACGAATCAGGGGGACCCTCATGAGCAGCACGCCGGCCGGCGCGATCAACGCCTCGTATGCGAAGGCGCCGAACAAGACGCTGAGGACTCCGCGGGCCACCTTCGCCTACCGTGAGCTCGGGCCTGTCGAAGACATCCCGGTCGTCTTCTTCGTGCATCTCGCCGGGACGCTGGACAACTGGGATCCCCGCATCGTGGATGCGATCGCCGCGCGCCGCCACGTGATCACCTTCGACCAGCAGGGGGTCGGCGGCTCGTCGGGAAAGGTGCCGAAGACGCTGGAGGAGGCTGCGGATGACGCGTACGCGTTCATCACCGGGCTCGGGTACACGACGATCGACATCTTCTCCTTCTCGATGGGCGGGATGATCGCGCAGGACCTGCTCGTGAAGCATCCGTCTCTCGTGCGTCGGCTCGTGCTCACGGGCACGGGCCCCCGCGGCGGCAAGGACATGGACAAGGTCATCGGCACCACCTACTGGGACGTGCTGCGAGCGACGGTGACCCGCTCCGACCCCAAGGAGTTCTTGTTCTTCAACCGGGATTCGGCGGGAAAGAAGGCGGCCAAGGCTTTCGTGAACCGTCTCTCGGAGCGCACGGTCGACCGCGATGCGGATATCGGCCTCCGCGCATTCCAGACGCAGCTGACGGCGATCGCGAAGTTCGGTCGATCCGCTCCCTCCGATCTGTCGGTCATCACAGGCCCGACCTTGATCGCGAACGGTGACAACGACCGCATGGTGCCCTCGGCGCTCTCACGTGACCTGCATGAGCGGATCCCGGGCAGCGAGCTGATCATCTACCCGGATTCGGGACACGGGGGCATCTTCCAGTACTGGGAGGAGTTCGCTCCGGTCGCGGTGAGGTTCCTGACCGAATCGCCTGTCGGGGGCTCTGCGGCGCTGAGGATCTGACACCTGCAGCCCACCCACGCATTCGACCCCTCGCATGAAGGAGCAAGACCGATGAGAGCGTTCGTCGTCTCGAAGTACAAGACCGCGCTGCACGACGCAGACATGCCGGAGCCGATCGTCGGCGAGAACGACGTCCTCGTGCGCGTCGAGGCCGCCGGCCTGAACCAGCTGGATGAGAAGATCCGGATCGGCGAGTTCACGGCCATCCTGCCTTACAGGCCCCCGATGATCCTCGGGCATGACGTCGCAGGCACGGTGATCCGCGTCGGCGCGAAGGTGACCCGATTCGCGGTCGGAGACGAGGTCTTCGCCCGACCGCGCGATCACCGGATCGGCACGTTCGCGGAGCGGATCGCGATCGACGAGAGAGATGTCGCGCTCGCGCCGACGACGATCTCGATGGATGAGGCCGGCTCCCTGCCGCTCGTGTCACTGACGGCGTGGCAGGCGCTCGTCGAGCTGGGCGATGTCGGCCCAGGCCAGAAGGTGCTGATCCATGCGGGGGCGGGTGGACTCGGCTCGATCGCGATCCAGCTCGCGGCGCATCGGGGTGCCGAGGTCGCGACCACCGTGAGCGGGCGGGATGCCGAGTTCGTGCGACTGCTCGGGGCCGACCGGGTGATCGACTACCGCACCGAGGACTTCGAGGAGCTGCTCGACGGCTACGATTTCGTGCTCGACAGCGTCGGCGGCGAGAACCTCGAGAAGTCGCTGCGCATCCTTCGGCCGGGCGGCACGGCGATCGGCGTCGCCGGTCCGCCGACACCGGATTTCGCGCGAGAGGCCGGTCTCAATCCCGTCGTGCGTCTGGCGATCTGGGCACTGAGCCGCAAGATCCGCGCGCAGGCGAAGCGCCTCGGCGTCGACTACCGGTTCTTGTGGATGCGCGCGAGCGGCGAGCAGCTTCGTGCCATCGCAGAACTGGTGGATGCCGGCAGCATCCGACCGGTCGTGGGGCGGGTCTTTCCCTTCGACGAGACCGTGTCGGCGCTCGATTCCCTGGCGAAGGGCGGGATCCGCGGCAAGGCTGTGGTCACCCACCCCTGAGCGCACGCACGAAGGCGCCGTGGTCGAACGAATCGACCGCGGCGCCTTCTGCGCGACGGCTACCGGGAGGCTCGTGCCAGCTGCGGGTAGAGGGCCTCGAGCGGAGCGCTCAGCGCGGCCTTGAGCTGCACCGAGATGTCGTCGGCGAGCACTTCGTACTCGCCTGCCTCGGTCGCATCCAAGACCTTCGTCACGAGCACTGCGGGGTCGAGCTTCGGGTCGGTGACGCCAGCGGCCATCGCCGTGTCGACGTATCCGACGTGCACGCCGACGACGTGCACTCCGGCCGGGGCCAGCTCGATACGCAGCGAGTTGGTCGCCGACCAGAGCGCGGCCTTCGTCGCGCTGTAGATGCCGGCGACGGCGTACCAGCTGAGTCCCGAGTGGATGTCGATGATCGCCGAACCGGCATTCGCCGACAGGATCGGCGCGAAGGCGCGGGCGAGGAACAGGGGGCCGAGGAAGTTGATCTCGACGTTCGCGCGGATCTCGTCGTCGCTGTGCGACAGGATGCCGGGGGTCGACGGCGACGCGCCGGCGTTGTTGATGAGCACCGTGACGTCGGGAGCTGCGGCGACGGCGGCGGCGATCGAGGCCGGGTCGGTCACATCCAGTGCGAGCGGCACG
This window contains:
- a CDS encoding SDR family oxidoreductase — its product is MPSLSGSVVLVTGANGGIGTHFVHQALARGAAKVYASARSPREWDDERIVPLALDVTDPASIAAAVAAAPDVTVLINNAGASPSTPGILSHSDDEIRANVEINFLGPLFLARAFAPILSANAGSAIIDIHSGLSWYAVAGIYSATKAALWSATNSLRIELAPAGVHVVGVHVGYVDTAMAAGVTDPKLDPAVLVTKVLDATEAGEYEVLADDISVQLKAALSAPLEALYPQLARASR
- a CDS encoding alpha/beta hydrolase, which codes for MSSTPAGAINASYAKAPNKTLRTPRATFAYRELGPVEDIPVVFFVHLAGTLDNWDPRIVDAIAARRHVITFDQQGVGGSSGKVPKTLEEAADDAYAFITGLGYTTIDIFSFSMGGMIAQDLLVKHPSLVRRLVLTGTGPRGGKDMDKVIGTTYWDVLRATVTRSDPKEFLFFNRDSAGKKAAKAFVNRLSERTVDRDADIGLRAFQTQLTAIAKFGRSAPSDLSVITGPTLIANGDNDRMVPSALSRDLHERIPGSELIIYPDSGHGGIFQYWEEFAPVAVRFLTESPVGGSAALRI
- a CDS encoding NADP-dependent oxidoreductase; the encoded protein is MRAFVVSKYKTALHDADMPEPIVGENDVLVRVEAAGLNQLDEKIRIGEFTAILPYRPPMILGHDVAGTVIRVGAKVTRFAVGDEVFARPRDHRIGTFAERIAIDERDVALAPTTISMDEAGSLPLVSLTAWQALVELGDVGPGQKVLIHAGAGGLGSIAIQLAAHRGAEVATTVSGRDAEFVRLLGADRVIDYRTEDFEELLDGYDFVLDSVGGENLEKSLRILRPGGTAIGVAGPPTPDFAREAGLNPVVRLAIWALSRKIRAQAKRLGVDYRFLWMRASGEQLRAIAELVDAGSIRPVVGRVFPFDETVSALDSLAKGGIRGKAVVTHP